The Paeniglutamicibacter sulfureus genome includes a region encoding these proteins:
- a CDS encoding low molecular weight phosphatase family protein: MINILTVCTGNICRSPYAELFLQNELNRVSPESFTIRSAGSHALVGHQMDERSSMKLHDVGVGSDGFVARQLNESTIRGNDLILALTDEHRKSIVAMSPRLLKRTYTVREFAAVLAELSALPDGTLPRGNDTTIVETRWAALLKAAQLARHAARIKFEGDLDVIDPYRQSDPVYDQMVDELLPALRSIVHFESRHATEK; encoded by the coding sequence ATGATCAATATCCTCACAGTCTGCACTGGTAATATTTGCCGGTCGCCTTATGCCGAGTTATTTCTACAAAACGAGCTAAATCGTGTCTCACCTGAGTCATTCACGATTCGAAGCGCTGGATCCCATGCTTTGGTTGGACATCAAATGGATGAGCGTTCCTCGATGAAGTTGCATGACGTTGGGGTCGGCAGCGATGGATTCGTGGCTCGGCAGCTTAACGAGAGCACGATTAGAGGCAACGACCTCATACTTGCCTTGACCGACGAGCATCGAAAGAGCATCGTAGCAATGAGCCCAAGGCTCCTCAAGCGTACATACACCGTTCGAGAATTCGCTGCTGTGTTGGCCGAATTGTCTGCATTGCCAGACGGTACGTTACCTAGGGGAAACGATACGACGATTGTGGAGACACGTTGGGCTGCTTTACTTAAGGCAGCGCAACTAGCCCGACACGCGGCGCGCATCAAGTTTGAAGGCGATCTAGATGTCATTGATCCGTATCGTCAAAGCGATCCCGTGTACGACCAAATGGTCGATGAACTACTGCCCGCTCTCAGGTCAATCGTTCATTTTGAATCCCGTCACGCAACCGAGAAATGA
- a CDS encoding bifunctional dTDP-4-dehydrorhamnose 3,5-epimerase family protein/NAD(P)-dependent oxidoreductase encodes MGVEFSKYLQVVPVEAIPGMVVVHLPVHGDNRGWFKENWQREKMLAAGLPDFAPVQNNISFNAIAGTTRGIHAEPWDKYVSVATGRIFGAWVDLREGPSFGNTFTIELDASMAVFVPRGVGNAFQTLEDGTAYVYLVNDHWSAEAQSHYTFLNLADETAAIEWPIPLANAELSDKDRQHPRLKDVVPMAPRRTLVLGAAGQLGLALREAYAGVGHVDFAARAEFDLANPEHHAATNWRDYDTVINAGAYTKVDEAETADGRRDAWAANVTGVALLAKTCTQHGLTLVHVSSDYVFDGTQPLHTEAEPVSPLGVYGQTKAAGEAVVSTVPRHYIVRTSWVIGEGNNFVSTMQNLACRGIKPTVVNDQIGRLTFTKDLAAGIQHLLDAGAEYGIYNLSNGGEPTNWADIAQDVYRNVGRPAEDVVGVTTAAYFHGKEAAQRPLNSALDLTKIVDSGYTPAPQREALRLYLGDHLAGPMHKVSPGIELGS; translated from the coding sequence ATGGGTGTTGAATTTTCCAAGTATCTGCAGGTAGTGCCGGTAGAAGCCATCCCCGGGATGGTGGTTGTCCATCTACCCGTGCACGGCGACAACCGGGGATGGTTCAAGGAAAACTGGCAGCGGGAGAAAATGCTCGCCGCCGGACTGCCGGACTTTGCTCCGGTACAGAACAACATTTCTTTCAATGCAATAGCTGGGACAACCCGCGGCATCCACGCCGAGCCCTGGGACAAGTATGTTTCGGTGGCCACCGGGCGCATTTTCGGCGCTTGGGTCGACCTGCGCGAAGGGCCGAGCTTCGGGAACACCTTCACCATCGAGCTAGATGCGTCCATGGCGGTGTTTGTGCCGCGTGGAGTCGGCAATGCCTTCCAGACATTGGAGGATGGCACCGCCTACGTCTACCTGGTCAACGACCATTGGTCGGCCGAGGCGCAATCCCACTACACCTTCCTGAACCTGGCCGACGAGACCGCCGCCATCGAATGGCCCATCCCGCTCGCTAACGCCGAACTCTCGGACAAGGACCGCCAACACCCCCGACTGAAGGACGTCGTGCCCATGGCACCGCGCAGGACTTTGGTCCTGGGTGCGGCCGGCCAATTGGGCCTGGCCCTGCGTGAGGCATACGCGGGCGTTGGGCACGTGGACTTCGCCGCGCGTGCCGAATTCGACCTGGCAAACCCGGAACACCATGCGGCAACGAACTGGCGTGACTACGACACCGTTATCAACGCCGGCGCCTACACCAAGGTCGACGAGGCGGAAACCGCGGACGGGCGGCGGGATGCCTGGGCAGCTAACGTCACCGGTGTCGCGCTCTTGGCAAAGACATGCACCCAACACGGACTCACGCTGGTGCACGTCTCCAGCGATTACGTCTTCGACGGAACCCAGCCCCTGCACACCGAAGCGGAACCGGTCTCTCCACTGGGCGTGTACGGCCAAACCAAGGCCGCCGGCGAAGCCGTGGTCTCCACCGTGCCCCGCCACTACATCGTGCGCACCAGCTGGGTGATCGGTGAGGGGAACAACTTCGTTTCCACCATGCAAAATTTGGCCTGCCGGGGCATCAAGCCCACCGTGGTCAACGACCAGATCGGTCGGCTCACCTTCACGAAAGATCTCGCGGCCGGCATCCAGCACCTCCTGGATGCCGGCGCCGAATATGGCATCTACAATCTCTCCAATGGCGGAGAACCTACAAATTGGGCCGACATTGCCCAAGACGTATACCGAAACGTGGGGCGTCCCGCGGAGGACGTTGTCGGGGTTACCACCGCCGCCTACTTCCATGGCAAAGAGGCCGCCCAGCGGCCGCTAAACAGTGCTTTGGACCTGACGAAGATTGTTGACTCTGGCTACACCCCTGCTCCTCAGCGAGAAGCCCTGCGTCTCTACTTGGGCGACCATTTGGCAGGACCAATGCATAAGGTATCGCCTGGAATTGAACTCGGGAGTTGA
- the rfbA gene encoding glucose-1-phosphate thymidylyltransferase RfbA — translation MKGIILAGGTGSRLHPITLGISKQLVPVYDKPMIYYPLSTLMLAGIRDILIITTPQDVDQFQRLLGDGSQWGINLSYKTQPSPDGLAQAFLIGEDHIGDGKVALILGDNIFHGPGMGNQLQQLTDVDGASVFGYHVADPTAYGVVEFDEAGNAISLEEKPRLPKSNYAIPGLYFYDNQVLDIARNLKPSPRGELEITDVNRIYLELGQLRVSVLPRGTAWLDTGTFDSLNDASNYIRTIEARQGQKIGSPEEIAWRNGYISDTLLRVQAELVAKSGYGLYLNTLVP, via the coding sequence ATGAAGGGCATCATTCTCGCCGGCGGTACCGGCTCACGTCTCCACCCAATCACCCTCGGCATCAGCAAGCAGCTGGTGCCCGTTTACGACAAACCGATGATCTACTACCCACTGTCGACACTGATGCTCGCCGGCATCCGGGACATTCTGATCATTACGACACCGCAAGACGTCGACCAGTTCCAGCGGCTGCTCGGCGACGGCTCGCAGTGGGGCATCAACCTCAGCTACAAGACCCAGCCCTCGCCCGACGGGCTGGCCCAGGCTTTTCTCATTGGTGAGGACCATATTGGTGATGGCAAGGTTGCGTTGATTCTGGGAGACAACATCTTTCACGGTCCGGGCATGGGCAACCAGCTCCAACAACTCACGGACGTCGACGGCGCCTCTGTTTTTGGCTATCATGTCGCTGACCCGACCGCATACGGCGTTGTCGAGTTCGACGAAGCTGGCAATGCAATATCCCTGGAGGAGAAGCCTCGTCTACCGAAGAGCAATTATGCTATCCCCGGTCTCTATTTTTATGACAACCAAGTCCTCGATATAGCCCGCAACCTCAAACCATCCCCTCGCGGTGAACTGGAAATAACCGACGTTAACCGCATCTACCTGGAGCTTGGCCAGCTGCGAGTTTCTGTTCTACCCCGAGGCACGGCCTGGCTCGATACGGGAACCTTCGATTCGCTTAATGACGCTTCCAATTACATTCGCACGATTGAAGCCCGCCAAGGTCAAAAGATAGGTTCACCCGAAGAAATCGCTTGGCGAAACGGATACATAAGCGACACACTGCTTCGTGTCCAAGCTGAGTTAGTGGCCAAAAGCGGTTACGGCTTATATCTAAATACTCTTGTTCCATAA
- a CDS encoding oligosaccharide repeat unit polymerase — MIILLALSAMVRFIAPRTFFVALCHNGVWAGALALIATDLIHYTPASTTAWMTLITGLVFFNLGVMTAGLRSNKYVNVPSQTTTGDSSLISRRLLLLLLLVYMLAFGFYLYVVGERFGYETILEDPESIRSADGVSYLASVPLPIRLALFLGPFIFAVLGVRDALKNPLPLLVRLIGMAVLGLSMLALLQRTNLFMGVLLLLAVLLTKPKLANQSQLTRRRSGRSRRVHPALAICLLGVVLIGSFQYLGSALGKTGEQYDSTVVSPALKASGLTSPFHYYTSGTVAFLALVDSKNASWPEPNVRGEINIGDNNPQTWGAALFAPILEVFPVASAWENIAPFIDVGVLTNVFTWLEPFYRDFRVAGVSFGMMAYGFTIAYLFRRRYLSTRAFWIQAVMLSTVFLSPFVAKINNTLFIVMIMTIVFVTLHSHNSNKVQAAVRGPSSK; from the coding sequence GTGATCATCCTCTTAGCGCTTTCTGCAATGGTTAGATTCATCGCACCCAGGACCTTTTTCGTCGCACTGTGCCACAACGGCGTCTGGGCAGGGGCTCTAGCCCTAATTGCAACCGATCTAATTCATTACACGCCAGCATCAACCACCGCATGGATGACGCTAATTACAGGATTGGTTTTTTTCAACCTTGGAGTAATGACGGCAGGTCTTCGATCAAACAAATATGTAAATGTGCCTAGCCAAACCACCACCGGCGACTCGTCGCTAATTAGTCGACGATTACTTTTATTGCTTCTACTTGTATATATGCTTGCTTTTGGATTCTACTTATACGTAGTTGGTGAAAGATTTGGGTACGAAACCATACTTGAAGATCCTGAGAGCATAAGAAGTGCCGATGGAGTTTCGTATCTAGCGTCGGTTCCGCTTCCCATACGGCTTGCGCTTTTTTTAGGACCCTTTATTTTTGCCGTCCTCGGCGTGCGTGATGCGCTGAAGAATCCACTGCCCTTGCTCGTTAGATTGATAGGCATGGCTGTTCTTGGGTTATCCATGTTGGCGCTTCTCCAGCGAACAAATTTGTTCATGGGTGTATTGCTGTTACTTGCCGTGCTTCTAACCAAACCTAAATTGGCGAATCAATCCCAATTGACTCGACGACGAAGTGGTCGATCACGCCGCGTGCACCCGGCTCTTGCCATTTGCTTGCTAGGTGTGGTGCTAATTGGTTCATTTCAATATTTGGGTAGCGCATTGGGTAAAACCGGGGAGCAGTATGATTCCACAGTTGTTTCGCCAGCTTTGAAAGCGTCCGGTCTGACGTCGCCATTTCACTACTACACATCTGGAACTGTAGCCTTTCTGGCATTAGTAGACTCGAAGAATGCCTCGTGGCCTGAGCCGAATGTCAGGGGCGAAATAAACATCGGTGACAACAATCCCCAGACTTGGGGTGCCGCGCTATTTGCGCCAATTCTAGAGGTCTTCCCGGTTGCCAGTGCGTGGGAGAACATTGCACCCTTTATTGATGTAGGCGTGCTAACGAACGTTTTCACATGGCTAGAACCGTTCTATCGGGATTTCCGCGTTGCAGGGGTGTCGTTTGGCATGATGGCGTATGGCTTCACCATTGCCTATCTATTTAGAAGGCGATACTTAAGTACACGCGCCTTCTGGATTCAAGCAGTGATGCTTTCTACGGTTTTTCTTTCACCGTTTGTTGCAAAAATAAATAACACTCTATTTATAGTAATGATTATGACTATAGTTTTCGTAACGCTCCATTCGCATAACAGCAACAAGGTGCAGGCTGCAGTTCGCGGCCCAAGCTCAAAATGA
- a CDS encoding ATP-binding protein, whose protein sequence is MFSPEAHEKFKALRITRLASKFEALANDEANHQLTAEELFHEAADDMLTERRSESIAKRSRQAGFPIPGASLAEIDYLEGRSINERSMNKYATHQWSADPMNLIVISPSGGGKTYLVCAIGNAACQSGHTVSYSRMDDLARQLVATRSDAIAHQDLLNKLTEVDLLVIDDFLTVGIDQNAASDLFAILADREHRLPTIIAAQTDPSYWVQALPDRVAADSIVNRLANNTRWILMGERDMRRTKHDQARASEDFWE, encoded by the coding sequence ATGTTTAGCCCCGAGGCCCACGAAAAGTTCAAGGCCCTGCGCATCACCCGCCTGGCCTCGAAGTTCGAGGCACTGGCCAACGACGAGGCCAACCACCAGCTCACCGCCGAGGAGCTGTTCCACGAGGCGGCCGACGACATGCTCACCGAGCGGAGGTCCGAAAGCATCGCCAAGCGCTCGCGCCAAGCGGGGTTCCCCATCCCCGGCGCCTCGCTGGCCGAGATCGACTACCTCGAGGGCCGGTCCATCAACGAGCGGAGCATGAACAAATACGCCACCCACCAGTGGAGCGCCGACCCAATGAACCTGATCGTCATCTCGCCCTCCGGCGGCGGAAAGACCTACCTGGTTTGCGCGATCGGGAACGCGGCCTGCCAATCGGGGCACACCGTGTCCTATTCCAGGATGGACGACCTGGCCCGCCAGCTCGTGGCCACCCGCAGCGATGCCATCGCGCACCAGGACCTGCTCAACAAGCTCACCGAGGTTGACCTGCTGGTCATCGACGACTTTCTCACCGTCGGCATCGACCAGAACGCGGCCAGCGACCTGTTCGCGATCCTCGCCGACCGCGAGCACCGATTGCCGACCATCATCGCGGCCCAAACCGACCCGAGCTATTGGGTCCAGGCCCTGCCCGACCGGGTGGCGGCCGACTCCATCGTCAACCGGCTGGCGAACAACACCCGCTGGATCCTGATGGGCGAACGCGACATGCGCCGGACCAAACACGACCAGGCACGCGCCAGCGAGGATTTCTGGGAGTAG
- the istA gene encoding IS21 family transposase encodes MSAVKKAIESAGITAERFATMSAADIAALFPDGRSSVSAEYVQPDFGRVVAAIKSNRHFTIQQAWTRYMDAPAGTGKKYRYSQFAELFGRFAEANDVVATLRHEPGKSMFVDWVGDTLEVRDAVTGQVHKAYLFVASLPYSGLVFCEAFANMKQDAWNQAHVDALAFINGVTQIIVPDNAATAVHRRQRGDAERVVTARYRELAEHYGTAIVPAAPYRPRHKAHVESMVNTVEKRVIGYLAEETWTTFDELNEAIAERLVDINERIHRPDGTTRQERFDAEEAPFLMPLPELAYESVQWKELKVGRNYHVGADYQQYSVPHQLAGRTLRVRLTGSTVTIFDGQQVVCEHARKHGRKGQYSTVPEHAPKEHRNIDGLWSRQWFLDVARGFGPATVQVITQVLDRFPIEAQGYLPCQNILAGLGKKNKARLEAACQQSLNLGGHPTYSMLKRIMAAIASDAQAGGPPVPAASNEKNTTPDPGQPGVMVRGADHYKIGGQRNV; translated from the coding sequence GTGTCGGCGGTGAAGAAGGCGATCGAATCCGCCGGCATCACCGCCGAGCGGTTCGCGACCATGAGCGCGGCGGATATTGCCGCGTTGTTCCCCGACGGGCGCAGCAGCGTGTCCGCGGAGTACGTCCAACCCGACTTCGGACGGGTTGTCGCCGCGATCAAGTCGAACCGGCACTTCACCATCCAGCAGGCCTGGACCCGGTACATGGACGCCCCGGCCGGCACCGGGAAGAAATACCGGTACTCGCAGTTCGCCGAGCTGTTCGGCCGTTTCGCCGAGGCGAACGACGTCGTGGCGACGCTGCGCCACGAGCCGGGAAAGTCTATGTTCGTCGACTGGGTCGGGGACACCCTGGAGGTGCGCGACGCGGTCACCGGCCAGGTGCACAAGGCCTACCTGTTCGTGGCCTCGCTGCCGTATTCGGGGCTGGTCTTCTGCGAGGCGTTTGCGAACATGAAGCAGGACGCCTGGAACCAGGCCCACGTGGACGCCCTGGCCTTCATCAACGGCGTCACCCAGATCATCGTGCCCGACAACGCCGCGACCGCGGTGCACCGGCGCCAGCGCGGGGACGCCGAGCGGGTGGTGACCGCCAGGTACCGGGAACTGGCCGAGCACTACGGCACCGCGATCGTCCCGGCCGCTCCCTACCGCCCGCGCCACAAGGCCCACGTCGAGTCGATGGTGAACACCGTCGAGAAGCGCGTCATCGGCTACCTCGCCGAGGAAACCTGGACCACGTTCGACGAGCTGAACGAGGCCATCGCCGAACGCCTGGTGGACATCAACGAAAGAATCCACCGCCCCGACGGAACCACGCGGCAGGAACGCTTCGACGCTGAGGAAGCCCCCTTCCTGATGCCGCTGCCGGAGCTGGCGTACGAGTCGGTGCAATGGAAGGAACTCAAGGTCGGCAGGAACTACCATGTCGGCGCGGACTACCAGCAATATTCCGTTCCCCACCAGTTGGCGGGCAGGACGCTGCGGGTGCGGCTCACCGGCAGCACCGTCACGATCTTCGACGGGCAGCAGGTCGTTTGCGAGCATGCCCGCAAGCACGGCCGCAAGGGCCAGTACTCCACGGTTCCGGAACATGCCCCGAAAGAACACCGGAACATCGACGGGCTCTGGTCGCGGCAGTGGTTCTTGGATGTTGCCCGCGGCTTCGGCCCGGCCACCGTGCAGGTGATCACCCAGGTCCTGGACCGGTTCCCGATCGAGGCGCAGGGCTACCTGCCCTGCCAGAACATCCTCGCCGGGCTGGGCAAGAAGAACAAGGCACGGCTGGAGGCGGCGTGCCAGCAGTCGCTGAACCTGGGCGGGCATCCCACCTACAGCATGCTCAAGAGGATCATGGCCGCCATTGCCAGTGATGCACAGGCCGGCGGCCCGCCGGTGCCGGCGGCCAGCAACGAGAAGAACACCACCCCGGACCCGGGCCAGCCCGGTGTCATGGTGCGCGGCGCGGACCACTACAAGATCGGGGGCCAGCGCAATGTTTAG
- the istA gene encoding IS21 family transposase: protein MVRRIKAKLILKLRADGLSGRAISTSVGASRKSITTVLEAAEQQCVGWDEVREKSEGEVYALLFPGRGDHQSVFAQPDWGAIHRELAKVGVTLKLLHGEYLDSQAGSGQAVMGYDRFCKTYQRFVLESHATSRVQHKAGMSIEVDWSGPTMELVDPVTGTRSRVYLFVACLPFSRYAFVEATLDMKQDSWLRAHVAMFEAFGGSVPRIVPDNLKTGVIKHPAEGEIVLNDSYRHLAAHYGAAVLPGRVRAPKDKASVENTVSHVATWVIAGLRKTTFGSLGQLRAAIRERVEAYNQEPFQKRAGSRKSVFLAEEQPLMNPLPAAAYEISTWVYGRKVARNSYVSWRKNFYSVPMSSIGATVDLRLTESVLEVYRNHERLTSHRLLPAEALNQYRTNDADIPPERQWQHWDTARVKEWASRTGPCTLNVVERIFEAVQVQEQGLNAALAVLRLSRRYGPARLEAVCRIALQSQVRSPRYAHLRPLLETGQDQNLATQPELFHNDGGYVRGGDYYAGGTR from the coding sequence ATGGTACGTAGGATCAAGGCGAAGCTTATTCTCAAGCTCCGCGCAGACGGGCTTTCGGGCCGGGCGATCTCGACCTCGGTCGGGGCCTCGAGGAAAAGCATCACGACCGTTCTCGAGGCGGCCGAGCAACAATGCGTCGGCTGGGACGAGGTGCGGGAAAAGTCCGAGGGCGAGGTGTACGCCCTGCTGTTCCCGGGCCGCGGCGACCACCAGAGCGTGTTCGCCCAGCCGGACTGGGGCGCCATCCACCGTGAACTGGCCAAGGTCGGGGTGACGCTGAAGCTCCTGCATGGCGAATACCTCGATTCCCAGGCCGGCTCCGGGCAGGCGGTCATGGGCTACGACCGCTTCTGCAAGACATATCAGCGGTTCGTCCTGGAGTCCCACGCAACATCCCGGGTGCAGCACAAGGCCGGGATGAGCATCGAGGTGGACTGGTCGGGCCCCACCATGGAATTGGTCGATCCGGTCACCGGGACGCGGAGCAGGGTCTACCTGTTCGTCGCGTGCCTGCCGTTCAGCCGGTACGCCTTCGTGGAGGCGACCTTGGACATGAAGCAGGACAGCTGGCTGCGTGCGCACGTGGCGATGTTCGAGGCCTTCGGCGGTTCTGTGCCACGCATTGTGCCGGACAACCTGAAGACCGGGGTGATCAAGCACCCCGCCGAGGGCGAGATCGTGCTCAACGATTCCTACCGCCACCTGGCCGCCCACTACGGGGCGGCGGTGCTGCCGGGCCGTGTCCGGGCCCCGAAGGACAAGGCCAGCGTGGAAAACACCGTGAGCCACGTGGCCACGTGGGTGATCGCCGGGCTGCGGAAGACCACGTTCGGGTCGCTGGGGCAGTTGCGGGCCGCCATCCGTGAGCGCGTCGAGGCCTACAACCAGGAGCCCTTCCAGAAACGTGCAGGGTCCCGCAAATCGGTGTTCCTGGCCGAGGAGCAGCCCCTGATGAACCCGTTGCCGGCGGCCGCCTACGAGATCAGCACCTGGGTCTACGGGCGGAAGGTCGCCCGGAACAGCTACGTCTCGTGGCGGAAGAACTTCTACTCGGTGCCGATGTCCAGCATCGGCGCCACCGTGGACCTGCGGCTGACCGAGTCCGTACTGGAGGTCTATCGGAACCACGAGCGGCTCACCAGCCACCGGCTGCTGCCGGCCGAGGCCCTGAACCAGTACCGCACCAACGACGCCGACATCCCGCCCGAGCGCCAGTGGCAGCACTGGGACACCGCCCGGGTCAAGGAGTGGGCCTCGCGCACCGGGCCGTGCACGCTGAACGTGGTGGAACGGATCTTTGAAGCCGTACAGGTCCAAGAGCAGGGCCTCAACGCCGCGCTGGCGGTGCTGCGCCTGAGCCGGCGCTATGGCCCGGCACGGCTGGAGGCGGTCTGCCGGATCGCGCTGCAGAGTCAGGTCCGCTCCCCACGCTACGCCCACCTGCGCCCGCTGCTGGAAACAGGCCAGGACCAGAACCTGGCCACACAGCCCGAGCTCTTCCACAACGACGGCGGCTATGTCCGCGGCGGCGACTACTACGCGGGAGGCACCCGATGA
- a CDS encoding ATP-binding protein, with protein sequence MSSLDIETKRKLREMNAIEMLQAFEAQDEILSMALSFDERVRLIVDEAHSTFTTSKVGGLISRAKLRYPNADLRQVDLVEERGLNRSMLTALGSCAFIEQNQNVVFQGFTGSGKSYLGCALAKQACRNRIRTHYVRMPDLEEEWVQAQDKPLGAAKFLKKYGAFTLLVVDEWLLDRPSGDFLRMLLELMERRYGSTSTVFCTQYQQKDWHQRLGSGVHADAIMDRIIHNTIWIETGSYNMREKTGAVQA encoded by the coding sequence ATGAGCTCACTGGATATCGAGACCAAGCGGAAGCTGCGCGAGATGAACGCCATCGAGATGCTCCAGGCCTTCGAGGCACAGGACGAAATCCTGAGCATGGCGTTGAGCTTCGATGAGCGGGTGCGGCTCATCGTCGACGAGGCGCATTCGACGTTCACCACTTCCAAGGTCGGCGGCCTGATCAGCCGCGCCAAGCTGCGCTACCCCAACGCCGATTTGCGGCAGGTGGACCTGGTCGAGGAACGCGGGCTGAACCGCAGTATGCTCACCGCCTTGGGCAGTTGCGCCTTCATCGAGCAGAACCAGAACGTGGTCTTCCAGGGATTCACCGGTTCCGGAAAGTCGTACCTGGGCTGCGCCCTGGCCAAGCAGGCCTGCCGCAACCGGATCCGCACCCACTACGTGCGCATGCCGGACCTCGAGGAGGAATGGGTCCAGGCCCAGGACAAGCCGCTGGGCGCCGCGAAGTTCCTGAAAAAGTACGGGGCCTTCACGCTGCTGGTCGTAGACGAGTGGTTGTTGGACCGCCCCAGCGGCGACTTCCTCCGCATGCTCCTGGAACTCATGGAACGGCGCTACGGGTCGACGTCGACGGTGTTCTGCACCCAGTACCAGCAGAAGGACTGGCACCAGCGCCTCGGCTCCGGCGTCCACGCCGACGCGATCATGGACCGGATCATCCACAACACCATTTGGATCGAGACCGGTAGCTACAACATGAGAGAGAAGACCGGCGCCGTCCAGGCATAG